One part of the Hypanus sabinus isolate sHypSab1 unplaced genomic scaffold, sHypSab1.hap1 scaffold_1097, whole genome shotgun sequence genome encodes these proteins:
- the LOC132386336 gene encoding uncharacterized protein LOC132386336 isoform X3: MGLWSVSRGRWVCGVSPEGGGSVECLQRVVGLWSVSRGRWVCGVSLSRGRWVCGVSPEGGGSVECLQRVVGLWSVSRGRWVCGVSPEGRGSVECLQREVGLWSVSRGWWVCGVSPEGGGSVECLQREVGLWSVSRGRWVCGVSPEGGGSVECLQRDVGLWSVSRGRWVCGVSLSRGRWVCGVSLSRGRWVCGVSLSRGWWVCGVSPERGGSVECLQREVGLWSVSRGRWVCGVSLSRGRWVCGVSLSRGWWVCGVSLSRGRWVCGVSLSRGRWVCGVSLSRGWWVCGVSLSRGRWVCGVSPEGGGSVECLCPEGGGSVECLCPEGGGSVECLCPEGGGSVECLHREVGLWSVSVQREVDLWSVSRGWWDCGVSLSRGRWVCGVSPEGGGSVECLCPEGGGSVECLCPEGGGSVECLQREVGLWSVSVQRVVGLWSVSRGRWVCGVSLSRGWWVCGVSPEGGGSVECLCPEGGGSVECLCPEGGVSVECLQRDVGLWSVSVQREVGLWSVSVQRVVGLWSVSVQRVVGLWSVSRGWWVCGVSLSRGRWVCGVSLSRGRWVCGVSPEGGGSVECLQREVGLWSVSVQREVGLWSVSRGRWVCGVSLSRGWWVCGVSLSRGRWVCGVSLSRGRWVCGVSPEGGGSVECLCPEGGGSVECLCPEGGGSVECLCPEGGGSVECLCPEGGGSVECLCPEGGGSVECLQREVGLWSVSVQRVVGLWSVSVQRVVGLWSVSVQRVVGLWSVSRGWWVCGVSLSRGRWVCGVSLSRGRWVCGVSLSRGRWVCGVSPEGGGSVECLCPEGGGSVECLQREVGLWSVSVQRVVGLWSVSRGRWVCGVSLSRGWWVCGVSLSRGRWVCGVSLSRGRWVCGVSPEGGGSVECLCPEGGGSVECLQREVGLWSVSVQRVVGLWSVSVQRVVGLWSVSRGWWVCGVSLSRGWWVCGVSPEGGGSVECLQRVVGLWSVSRGRWVCGVSLSRGWWVCGVSLSRGRWVCGVSPEGGGSVECLQREVGLWSVSVQRVVGLWSVSVQREVGLWSVSVQRVVGLWSVSVQREVGLWSVSVQRVVGLWTISSWTWICGVSLSRWWWVCGLSPAGRVWIYRIHCH, encoded by the exons gtctgtggagtgtctccagagggaggtgggtctgtggagtgtctccagagggaggtgggtctgtggagtgtctccagagggtggtgggtctgtggagtgtctccagagggaggtgggtctgtggagtgtctctgtccagagggaggtgggtctgtggagtgtctccagagggaggtgggtctgtggagtgtctccagagggtggtgggtctgtggagtgtctccagagggaggtgggtctgtggagtgtctccagagggacgtgggtctgtggagtgtctccagagggaggtgggtctgtggagtgtctccagagggtggtgggtctgtggagtgtctccagagggaggtgggtctgtggagtgtctccagagggaggtgggtctgtggagtgtctccagagggaggtgggtctgtggagtgtctccagagggtggtgggtctgtggagtgtctccagagggacgtgggtctgtggagtgtctccagagggaggtgggtctgtggagtgtctctgtccagagggaggtgggtctgtggagtgtctctgtccagagggaggtgggtctgtggagtTTCTCtgtccagagggtggtgggtctgtggagtgtctccagagagaggtgggtctgtggagtgtctccagagggaggtgggtctgtggagtgtctccagagggaggtgggtctgtggagtgtctctgtccagagggaggtgggtctgtggagtgtctctgtccagagggtggtgggtctgtggagtgtctctgtccagagggaggtgggtctgtggagtgtctctgtccagagggaggtgggtctgtggagtgtctctgtccagagggtggtgggtctgtggagtgtctctgtccagagggaggtgggtctgtggagtgtctccagagggaggtgggtctgtggagtgtctctgtccagagggaggtgggtctgtggagtgtctctgtccagagggtggtgggtctgtggagtgtctctgtccagagggaggtgggtctgtggagtgtctccatagggaggtgggtctgtggagtgtctctgtccagagggaggtggatctgtggagtgtctccagagggtggtgggactgtggagtgtctctgtccagagggaggtgggtctgtggagtgtctccagagggag gtgggtctgtggagtgtctctgtccagagggaggtgggtctgtggagtgtctctgtccagagggaggtgggtctgtggagtgtctccagagggaggtgggtctgtggagtgtctctgtccagagggtggtgggtctgtggagtgtctccagagggaggtgggtctgtggagtgtctctgtccagagggtggtgggtctgtggagtgtctccagagggaggtgggtctgtggagtgtctctgtccagagggaggtgggtctgtggagtgtctctgtccagagggaggtgtgtctgtggagtgtctccagagggacgtgggtctgtggagtgtctctgtccagagggag gtgggtctgtggagtgtctctgtccagagggtggtgggtctgtggagtgtctctgtccagagggtggtgggtctgtggagtgtctccagagggtggtgggtctgtggagtgtctctgtccagagggaggtgggtctgtggagtgtctctgtccagagggaggtgggtctgtggagtgtctccagagggaggtgggtctgtggagtgtctccagagggaggtgggtctgtggagtgtctctgtccagagggaggtgggtctgtggagtgtctccagagggaggtgggtctgtggagtgtctctgtccagagggtggtgggtctgtggagtgtctctgtccagagggaggtgggtctgtggagtgtctctgtccagagggaggtgggtctgtggagtgtctccagagggaggtgggtctgtggagtgtctctgtccagagggtggtgggtctgtggagtgtctctgtccagagggaggtgggtctgtggagtgtctctgtccagagggtggtgggtctgtggagtgtctctgtccagagggaggtgggtctgtggagtgtctctgtccagagggtggtgggtctgtggagtgtctccagagggaggtgggtctgtggagtgtctctgtccagagggtggtgggtctgtggagtgtctctgtccagagggtggtgggtctgtggagtgtctctgtccagagggtggtgggtctgtggagtgtctccagagggtggtgggtctgtggagtgtctctgtccagagggaggtgggtctgtggagtgtctctgtccagagggaggtgggtctgtggagtgtctctgtccagagggaggtgggtctgtggagtgtctccagagggaggtgggtctgtggagtgtctctgtccagagggaggtgggtctgtggagtgtctccagagggaggtgggactgtggagtgtctctgtccagagggtggtgggtctgtggagtgtctccagagggaggtgggtctgtggagtgtctctgtccagagggtggtgggtctgtggagtgtctctgtccagagggaggtgggtctgtggagtgtctctgtccagagggaggtgggtctgtggagtgtctccagagggag gtgggtctgtggagtgtctctgtccagagggtggtgggtctgtggagtgtctccagagggaggtgggtctgtggagtgtctctgtccagagggtggtgggtctgtggagtgtctctgtccagagggtggtgggtctgtggagtgtctccagagggtggtgggtctgtggagtgtctctgtccagagggtggtgggtctgtggagtgtctccagagggaggtgggtctgtggagtgtctccagagggtggtgggtctgtggagtgtctccagagggaggtgggtctgtggagtgtctctgtccagagggtggtgggtctgtggagtgtctctgtccagagggaggtgggtctgtggagtgtctccagagggtggtgggtctgtggagtgtctccagagggaggtgggtctgtggagtgtctctgtccagagggtggtgggtctgtggagtgtctctgtccagagggaggtgggtctgtggagtgtctctgtccagagggtggtgggtctgtggagtgtctctgtccagagggaggtgggtctgtggagtgtctctgtccagagggtggtgggtctgtggacTATCTCCAGCTGGACATGGAtctgtggagtgtctctgtccagatgGTGGTGGGTCTGTGGACTATCTCCAGCGGGTCGGGTGTGGATttacagaattcattgccactga
- the LOC132386336 gene encoding uncharacterized protein LOC132386336 isoform X4: MGLWSVSRGRWVCGVSPEGGGSVECLQRVVGLWSVSRGRWVCGVSLSRGRWVCGVSPEGGGSVECLQRVVGLWSVSRGRWVCGVSPEGRGSVECLQREVGLWSVSRGWWVCGVSPEGGGSVECLQREVGLWSVSRGRWVCGVSPEGGGSVECLQRDVGLWSVSRGRWVCGVSLSRGRWVCGVSLSRGRWVCGVSLSRGWWVCGVSPERGGSVECLQREVGLWSVSRGRWVCGVSLSRGRWVCGVSLSRGWWVCGVSLSRGRWVCGVSLSRGRWVCGVSLSRGWWVCGVSLSRGRWVCGVSPEGGGSVECLCPEGGGSVECLCPEGGGSVECLQRVVGLWSVSVQREVGLWSVSRGRWDCGVSLSRGWWVCGVSPEGGGSVECLQRVVGLWSVSRGRWVCGVSPEGGGSVECLCPEGGGSVECLCPEGGGSVECLQREVGLWSVSVQRVVGLWSVSRGRWVCGVSLSRGWWVCGVSPEGGGSVECLCPEGGGSVECLCPEGGVSVECLQRDVGLWSVSVQREVGLWSVSRGRWVCGVSLSRGRWVCGVSPEGGGSVECLQREVGLWSVSVQREVGLWSVSRGRWVCGVSLSRGWWVCGVSLSRGRWVCGVSLSRGRWVCGVSPEGGGSVECLCPEGGGSVECLCPEGGGSVECLCPEGGGSVECLCPEGGGSVECLCPEGGGSVECLQREVGLWSVSVQRVVGLWSVSVQRVVGLWSVSVQRVVGLWSVSRGWWVCGVSLSRGRWVCGVSLSRGRWVCGVSLSRGRWVCGVSPEGGGSVECLCPEGGGSVECLQREVGLWSVSVQRVVGLWSVSRGRWVCGVSLSRGWWVCGVSLSRGRWVCGVSLSRGRWVCGVSPEGGGSVECLCPEGGGSVECLQREVGLWSVSVQRVVGLWSVSVQRVVGLWSVSRGWWVCGVSLSRGWWVCGVSPEGGGSVECLQRVVGLWSVSRGRWVCGVSLSRGWWVCGVSLSRGRWVCGVSPEGGGSVECLQREVGLWSVSVQRVVGLWSVSVQREVGLWSVSVQRVVGLWSVSVQREVGLWSVSVQRVVGLWTISSWTWICGVSLSRWWWVCGLSPAGRVWIYRIHCH, from the exons gtctgtggagtgtctccagagggaggtgggtctgtggagtgtctccagagggaggtgggtctgtggagtgtctccagagggtggtgggtctgtggagtgtctccagagggaggtgggtctgtggagtgtctctgtccagagggaggtgggtctgtggagtgtctccagagggaggtgggtctgtggagtgtctccagagggtggtgggtctgtggagtgtctccagagggaggtgggtctgtggagtgtctccagagggacgtgggtctgtggagtgtctccagagggaggtgggtctgtggagtgtctccagagggtggtgggtctgtggagtgtctccagagggaggtgggtctgtggagtgtctccagagggaggtgggtctgtggagtgtctccagagggaggtgggtctgtggagtgtctccagagggtggtgggtctgtggagtgtctccagagggacgtgggtctgtggagtgtctccagagggaggtgggtctgtggagtgtctctgtccagagggaggtgggtctgtggagtgtctctgtccagagggaggtgggtctgtggagtTTCTCtgtccagagggtggtgggtctgtggagtgtctccagagagaggtgggtctgtggagtgtctccagagggaggtgggtctgtggagtgtctccagagggaggtgggtctgtggagtgtctctgtccagagggaggtgggtctgtggagtgtctctgtccagagggtggtgggtctgtggagtgtctctgtccagagggaggtgggtctgtggagtgtctctgtccagagggaggtgggtctgtggagtgtctctgtccagagggtggtgggtctgtggagtgtctctgtccagagggaggtgggtctgtggagtgtctccagagggaggtgggtctgtggagtgtctctgtccagagggaggtgggtctgtggagtgtctctgtccagagggtg gtggatctgtggagtgtctccagagggtggtgggactgtggagtgtctctgtccagagggaggtgggtctgtggagtgtctccagagggaggtgggactgtggagtgtctctgtccagagggtggtgggtctgtggagtgtctccagagggtggtgggtctgtggagtgtcttcagagggtggtgggtctgtggagtgtctccagagggaggtgggtctgtggagtgtctccagagggaggtgggtctgtggagtgtctctgtccagagggaggtgggtctgtggagtgtctctgtccagagggaggtgggtctgtggagtgtctccagagggaggtgggtctgtggagtgtctctgtccagagggtggtgggtctgtggagtgtctccagagggaggtgggtctgtggagtgtctctgtccagagggtggtgggtctgtggagtgtctccagagggaggtgggtctgtggagtgtctctgtccagagggaggtgggtctgtggagtgtctctgtccagagggaggtgtgtctgtggagtgtctccagagggacgtgggtctgtggagtgtctctgtccagagggaggtgggtctgtggagtgtctccagagggaggtgggtctgtggagtgtctctgtccagaggGAG gtgggtctgtggagtgtctccagagggaggtgggtctgtggagtgtctccagagggaggtgggtctgtggagtgtctctgtccagagggaggtgggtctgtggagtgtctccagagggaggtgggtctgtggagtgtctctgtccagagggtggtgggtctgtggagtgtctctgtccagagggaggtgggtctgtggagtgtctctgtccagagggaggtgggtctgtggagtgtctccagagggaggtgggtctgtggagtgtctctgtccagagggtggtgggtctgtggagtgtctctgtccagagggaggtgggtctgtggagtgtctctgtccagagggtggtgggtctgtggagtgtctctgtccagagggaggtgggtctgtggagtgtctctgtccagagggtggtgggtctgtggagtgtctccagagggaggtgggtctgtggagtgtctctgtccagagggtggtgggtctgtggagtgtctctgtccagagggtggtgggtctgtggagtgtctctgtccagagggtggtgggtctgtggagtgtctccagagggtggtgggtctgtggagtgtctctgtccagagggaggtgggtctgtggagtgtctctgtccagagggaggtgggtctgtggagtgtctctgtccagagggaggtgggtctgtggagtgtctccagagggaggtgggtctgtggagtgtctctgtccagagggaggtgggtctgtggagtgtctccagagggaggtgggactgtggagtgtctctgtccagagggtggtgggtctgtggagtgtctccagagggaggtgggtctgtggagtgtctctgtccagagggtggtgggtctgtggagtgtctctgtccagagggaggtgggtctgtggagtgtctctgtccagagggaggtgggtctgtggagtgtctccagagggag gtgggtctgtggagtgtctctgtccagagggtggtgggtctgtggagtgtctccagagggaggtgggtctgtggagtgtctctgtccagagggtggtgggtctgtggagtgtctctgtccagagggtggtgggtctgtggagtgtctccagagggtggtgggtctgtggagtgtctctgtccagagggtggtgggtctgtggagtgtctccagagggaggtgggtctgtggagtgtctccagagggtggtgggtctgtggagtgtctccagagggaggtgggtctgtggagtgtctctgtccagagggtggtgggtctgtggagtgtctctgtccagagggaggtgggtctgtggagtgtctccagagggtggtgggtctgtggagtgtctccagagggaggtgggtctgtggagtgtctctgtccagagggtggtgggtctgtggagtgtctctgtccagagggaggtgggtctgtggagtgtctctgtccagagggtggtgggtctgtggagtgtctctgtccagagggaggtgggtctgtggagtgtctctgtccagagggtggtgggtctgtggacTATCTCCAGCTGGACATGGAtctgtggagtgtctctgtccagatgGTGGTGGGTCTGTGGACTATCTCCAGCGGGTCGGGTGTGGATttacagaattcattgccactga
- the LOC132386336 gene encoding uncharacterized protein LOC132386336 isoform X2, with the protein MGLWSVSRGRWVCGVSPEGGGSVECLQRVVGLWSVSRGRWVCGVSLSRGRWVCGVSPEGGGSVECLQRVVGLWSVSRGRWVCGVSPEGRGSVECLQREVGLWSVSRGWWVCGVSPEGGGSVECLQREVGLWSVSRGRWVCGVSPEGGGSVECLQRDVGLWSVSRGRWVCGVSLSRGRWVCGVSLSRGRWVCGVSLSRGWWVCGVSPERGGSVECLQREVGLWSVSRGRWVCGVSLSRGRWVCGVSLSRGWWVCGVSLSRGRWVCGVSLSRGRWVCGVSLSRGWWVCGVSLSRGRWVCGVSPEGGGSVECLCPEGGGSVECLCPEGGGSVECLQRVVGLWSVSVQREVGLWSVSRGRWDCGVSLSRGWWVCGVSPEGGGSVECLQRVVGLWSVSRGRWVCGVSPEGGGSVECLCPEGGGSVECLQREVGLWSVSVQRVVGLWSVSRGRWVCGVSLSRGWWVCGVSPEGGGSVECLCPEGGGSVECLCPEGGVSVECLQRDVGLWSVSVQREVGLWSVSVQRVVGLWSVSVQRVVGLWSVSRGWWVCGVSLSRGRWVCGVSLSRGRWVCGVSPEGGGSVECLQREVGLWSVSVQREVGLWSVSRGRWVCGVSLSRGWWVCGVSLSRGRWVCGVSLSRGRWVCGVSPEGGGSVECLCPEGGGSVECLCPEGGGSVECLCPEGGGSVECLCPEGGGSVECLCPEGGGSVECLQREVGLWSVSVQRVVGLWSVSVQRVVGLWSVSVQRVVGLWSVSRGWWVCGVSLSRGRWVCGVSLSRGRWVCGVSLSRGRWVCGVSPEGGGSVECLCPEGGGSVECLQREVGLWSVSVQRVVGLWSVSRGRWVCGVSLSRGWWVCGVSLSRGRWVCGVSLSRGRWVCGVSPEGGGSVECLCPEGGGSVECLQREVGLWSVSVQRVVGLWSVSVQRVVGLWSVSRGWWVCGVSLSRGWWVCGVSPEGGGSVECLQRVVGLWSVSRGRWVCGVSLSRGWWVCGVSLSRGRWVCGVSPEGGGSVECLQREVGLWSVSVQRVVGLWSVSVQREVGLWSVSVQRVVGLWSVSVQREVGLWSVSVQRVVGLWTISSWTWICGVSLSRWWWVCGLSPAGRVWIYRIHCH; encoded by the exons gtctgtggagtgtctccagagggaggtgggtctgtggagtgtctccagagggaggtgggtctgtggagtgtctccagagggtggtgggtctgtggagtgtctccagagggaggtgggtctgtggagtgtctctgtccagagggaggtgggtctgtggagtgtctccagagggaggtgggtctgtggagtgtctccagagggtggtgggtctgtggagtgtctccagagggaggtgggtctgtggagtgtctccagagggacgtgggtctgtggagtgtctccagagggaggtgggtctgtggagtgtctccagagggtggtgggtctgtggagtgtctccagagggaggtgggtctgtggagtgtctccagagggaggtgggtctgtggagtgtctccagagggaggtgggtctgtggagtgtctccagagggtggtgggtctgtggagtgtctccagagggacgtgggtctgtggagtgtctccagagggaggtgggtctgtggagtgtctctgtccagagggaggtgggtctgtggagtgtctctgtccagagggaggtgggtctgtggagtTTCTCtgtccagagggtggtgggtctgtggagtgtctccagagagaggtgggtctgtggagtgtctccagagggaggtgggtctgtggagtgtctccagagggaggtgggtctgtggagtgtctctgtccagagggaggtgggtctgtggagtgtctctgtccagagggtggtgggtctgtggagtgtctctgtccagagggaggtgggtctgtggagtgtctctgtccagagggaggtgggtctgtggagtgtctctgtccagagggtggtgggtctgtggagtgtctctgtccagagggaggtgggtctgtggagtgtctccagagggaggtgggtctgtggagtgtctctgtccagagggaggtgggtctgtggagtgtctctgtccagagggtg gtggatctgtggagtgtctccagagggtggtgggactgtggagtgtctctgtccagagggaggtgggtctgtggagtgtctccagagggaggtgggactgtggagtgtctctgtccagagggtggtgggtctgtggagtgtctccagagggtggtgggtctgtggagtgtcttcagagggtggtgggtctgtggagtgtctccagagggaggtgggtctgtggagtgtctccagagggaggtgggtctgtggagtgtctctgtccagagggag gtgggtctgtggagtgtctccagagggaggtgggtctgtggagtgtctctgtccagagggtggtgggtctgtggagtgtctccagagggaggtgggtctgtggagtgtctctgtccagagggtggtgggtctgtggagtgtctccagagggaggtgggtctgtggagtgtctctgtccagagggaggtgggtctgtggagtgtctctgtccagagggaggtgtgtctgtggagtgtctccagagggacgtgggtctgtggagtgtctctgtccagagggag gtgggtctgtggagtgtctctgtccagagggtggtgggtctgtggagtgtctctgtccagagggtggtgggtctgtggagtgtctccagagggtggtgggtctgtggagtgtctctgtccagagggaggtgggtctgtggagtgtctctgtccagagggaggtgggtctgtggagtgtctccagagggaggtgggtctgtggagtgtctccagagggaggtgggtctgtggagtgtctctgtccagagggaggtgggtctgtggagtgtctccagagggaggtgggtctgtggagtgtctctgtccagagggtggtgggtctgtggagtgtctctgtccagagggaggtgggtctgtggagtgtctctgtccagagggaggtgggtctgtggagtgtctccagagggaggtgggtctgtggagtgtctctgtccagagggtggtgggtctgtggagtgtctctgtccagagggaggtgggtctgtggagtgtctctgtccagagggtggtgggtctgtggagtgtctctgtccagagggaggtgggtctgtggagtgtctctgtccagagggtggtgggtctgtggagtgtctccagagggaggtgggtctgtggagtgtctctgtccagagggtggtgggtctgtggagtgtctctgtccagagggtggtgggtctgtggagtgtctctgtccagagggtggtgggtctgtggagtgtctccagagggtggtgggtctgtggagtgtctctgtccagagggaggtgggtctgtggagtgtctctgtccagagggaggtgggtctgtggagtgtctctgtccagagggaggtgggtctgtggagtgtctccagagggaggtgggtctgtggagtgtctctgtccagagggaggtgggtctgtggagtgtctccagagggaggtgggactgtggagtgtctctgtccagagggtggtgggtctgtggagtgtctccagagggaggtgggtctgtggagtgtctctgtccagagggtggtgggtctgtggagtgtctctgtccagagggaggtgggtctgtggagtgtctctgtccagagggaggtgggtctgtggagtgtctccagagggag gtgggtctgtggagtgtctctgtccagagggtggtgggtctgtggagtgtctccagagggaggtgggtctgtggagtgtctctgtccagagggtggtgggtctgtggagtgtctctgtccagagggtggtgggtctgtggagtgtctccagagggtggtgggtctgtggagtgtctctgtccagagggtggtgggtctgtggagtgtctccagagggaggtgggtctgtggagtgtctccagagggtggtgggtctgtggagtgtctccagagggaggtgggtctgtggagtgtctctgtccagagggtggtgggtctgtggagtgtctctgtccagagggaggtgggtctgtggagtgtctccagagggtggtgggtctgtggagtgtctccagagggaggtgggtctgtggagtgtctctgtccagagggtggtgggtctgtggagtgtctctgtccagagggaggtgggtctgtggagtgtctctgtccagagggtggtgggtctgtggagtgtctctgtccagagggaggtgggtctgtggagtgtctctgtccagagggtggtgggtctgtggacTATCTCCAGCTGGACATGGAtctgtggagtgtctctgtccagatgGTGGTGGGTCTGTGGACTATCTCCAGCGGGTCGGGTGTGGATttacagaattcattgccactga